Proteins co-encoded in one Accipiter gentilis chromosome 33, bAccGen1.1, whole genome shotgun sequence genomic window:
- the LOC126033944 gene encoding basic proline-rich protein-like produces the protein MAVPPSSRDPRPPPPPARPALGHHHARAAGGRSLAAPSSRPRFPAPTPGLAPENERTPALPSSPRVATGSLGRGGRLALLPSTRSPPPSLPPRWFSPARRPGPAERDSALISIRGVSRVRARPGGGGSCSGLVPRPCPPLGVPGSLFPASSPVPHPLCHRPVPGATTPVVCYLSCALSARRGPVYPVPRAGPCPLRCADLLWTPHGGHHLCPWGLAGLGSPLGVSTPRIPSPPAVRSRQRSPSPRSSPRHGSCSLAKWGSMPPTRPFPPALEDNGWAGFGDSVTPTRVLPPTPCRKAGCRLPPLRANPIPKHPREMLLHPVLNG, from the coding sequence ATGGCGGTGCCCCCCTCGTCACGTGATCCACGCCCACCGCCcccgcctgcccgccccgcccTCGGCCATCACCACGCGCGCGCGGCTGGGGGACGCTCTCTCGCCGCTCCCTCCTCCCGTCCCCGATTCCCCGCTCCTACGCCGGGTCTCGCCCCCGAGAACGAGCGGACCCCGGCTCTTCCCTCCTCGCCCCGTGTCGCGACCGGGTCTCTGGGCCGTGGCGGCCGCCTCGCTCTGCTCCCCtccactcgctccccccccccctcccttccgcCCCGGTGGTTCAGTCCTGCCCGGCGGCCGGGTCCCGCTGAGCGTGATTCAGCGCTCATTAGCATAAGGGGCGTGTCTAGAGTGCGGGCACGCCCAGGCGGCGGCGGGTCCTGCTCGGGCCTTGTGCCCCGGCCGTGTCCCCCGCTCGGTGTCCCCGGCTCGTTGTTCCCGGCGTCGTCTCCTGTGCCGCATCCCCTCTGCCATCGCCCCGTCCCCGGTGCCACGACCCCCGTGGTGTGCTACCTCTCCTGTGCCCTGTCCGCTCGTCGTGGCCCCGTGTATCCCGTCCCCCGTGCAGGGCCCTGTCCCCTGCGCTGTGCTGACCTGCTATGGACTCCCCACGGGGGACATCACCTGTGCCCGTGGGGCCTTGCTGGCTTGGGGTCCCCTCTGGGGGTCTCTACCCCCCGGATTCCGTCTCCTCCCGCGGTCCGGTCCCGGCAGCGTTCTCCATCTCCCCGCTCCTCTCCCCGACATGGCTCCTGCTCCCTTGCGAAGTGGGGATCGATGCCTCCCACCCGTCCTTTTCCCCCGGCGCTGGAGGATAACGGGTGGGCTGGGTTCGGGGACAGTGTCACCCCAACACGGGTGCTGCCGCCCACCCCCTGCCGCAAGGCAGGGTGCAGGCTACCCCCCCTCCGAGCTAACCCCATCCCAAAACATCCCAGAGAGATGCTACTACATCCTGTCCTAAATGGATGA